A window of Priestia megaterium genomic DNA:
CTACAATCACCAAGATGGGGCTCACAATCCCTGCCTGCACAGCAGCTTCTCCAATGATTAATCCACCGACAATTCCCATAGCTGGACCAATTGGCTTCGGTAACCGGAGTCCGGCTTCCCTCAAAACTTCGATAGCTATCTCCATAAATAATGCTTCGATAAGGGCTGGAAATGGAACTCCCGATCTCGTTCCTATAATGGAAATGGCTAACTTAGTTGGAATTAGCCCTGGATGAAATGAGATAAAAGCAATATACAAAGCTGGTGTAAAAAGAGAAAGAACCACTGAGATATAACGAAGGAAACGAATGAATGTACCAGGGATCCACCTTTCATAATAATCTTCTGGTGACTGTAACATCATGCTGAATGTAACTGGAGCAATCAAAGCAAAGGGCGTCCCGTCTAATAAGATGGCTACCCGACCTTCCATTAAGGCGGCAATTACACGGTCAGGACGCTCGGTATTCTGTACCTGTGGAAAGGGGCTAAGATAATTATCTTCGATGAGTTGTTCGACATAACCAGACTCTGGCACATTATCAAGGTCAATTTTCTTAATTCGCTTTTCTACTTCTTGGACTAATTCTGGATTAACAATTTCTTTTATGTAAGCAACAACTAGATTTTTTTTTGAACGTTTCCCTACTTGAAATTTTACTAACGATAAATTCTCAATATCTCCAGTTCCTCTTAAAAGCGATGTGTTATCACTTAAGGATTCAGTGAAGCCTACTCGTGGGCCTCTCACTAATGCCTCTGATACTGGCTCTTCAATCGTCCTTGTTTTTAATTTGGTTGTACCAAGAATGAATGCATGTGATAATCCGTCAATTAAAAGTGCGGTAGAACCTGTT
This region includes:
- a CDS encoding spore germination protein translates to MKERKSKIRKIGKHANKDENEQGSMSQTSTDQFIDDFTLNLEVVRKEIGHNWDVHFRDFTLGRAGIQACIIFVEGLSDKDLIDKHIMTSLMVDFSAEYKQEQPYIKESLSNEFIKKQVLPISDVEEVQSIKELVSKVLTGSTALLIDGLSHAFILGTTKLKTRTIEEPVSEALVRGPRVGFTESLSDNTSLLRGTGDIENLSLVKFQVGKRSKKNLVVAYIKEIVNPELVQEVEKRIKKIDLDNVPESGYVEQLIEDNYLSPFPQVQNTERPDRVIAALMEGRVAILLDGTPFALIAPVTFSMMLQSPEDYYERWIPGTFIRFLRYISVVLSLFTPALYIAFISFHPGLIPTKLAISIIGTRSGVPFPALIEALFMEIAIEVLREAGLRLPKPIGPAMGIVGGLIIGEAAVQAGIVSPILVIVVALTAISSFAIPHYSVGITLRILRFIAMLCAAILGLYGVVLFFLFMTSHLVKLKSFGVPYMSPAVPYRLSEWKDLMVRMPLMMMKKRPKMMHTKDPIRKG